A portion of the Mus pahari chromosome 17, PAHARI_EIJ_v1.1, whole genome shotgun sequence genome contains these proteins:
- the Znf641 gene encoding zinc finger protein 641, translating into MLSEQAVGLGTGWEPMNAQLDVTEPQLERGTREEGLWRTAPRPLEHLHYGLEDEPLSLQEKAPSAPWVPAVPQEGNTGDWEMAAALLAAGSQGLVTIKDVSLCFSQEEWRSLDPSQTDFYGEYVMQENCGIVVSLRFPIPKLDMLSQQEGGEDQWAPDPQDVEGRDILKVTHTGDRSEPQGDTPELEVEPPRTLSSVSEDTVLWNPGQGPSWESTARNSTGMLLSPRFLQEDSFSHLLRSTDTDSLLKPHTCSQCGKQFVWGSHLARHQQTHTGERPYSCLKCEKSFGRRHHLIRHQKTHLHDKPSRCSECGKSFRCSSHLASHQRVHADKSCKGQDFGESPGAQRGPPVSKCHVCTECGKSFGRRHHLVRHWLTHTGEKPFHCPHCEKSFGRKHHLDRHMLTHQGQSPGSSWDRRTSAF; encoded by the exons ATGCTTTCAGAACAGGCTGTAGGCCTGGGCACAGGCTGGGAGCCGATGAATGCGCAGCTGGATGTGACAGAACCCCAGTTAGAAAGAGGAACCCGGGAAGAGGGCCTGTGGAGAACAGCACCAAGGCCGCTGGAGCACCTTCACTATGGTCTTGAAGACGAGCCACTGTCCCTTCAGGAGAAGG CTCCTTCTGCTCCCTGGGTTCCTGCCGTTCCCCAAGAGGGGAACACTGGAGACTGGGAAATGGCAGCCGCACTTCTCGCAGCCGGATCCCAG GGCCTAGTAACTATCAAGGATGTGTCCTTGTGCTTCTCTCAGGAGGAGTGGCGGAGCCTGGACCCCTCTCAGACAGACTTTTACGGAGAATATGTCATGCAGGAAAACTGTGGGATCGTCGTCTCTCTGA GGTTTCCCATCCCCAAATTGGACATGCTTTCTCagcaagagggaggagaagacCAATGGGCCCCTGACCCCCAGGatgtagaagggagggacatccTGAAGGTCACACATACAG GAGACAGAAGTGAACCCCAGGGTGATACTCCTGAGCTAGAGGTGGAACCTCCCAGAACATtatccagtgtgtctgaagatactgTTCTCTGGAACCCAGGGCAGGGTCCAAGCTGGGAGTCCACGgccaggaactccacaggaatgCTCCTAAGCCCACGTTTTCTTCAGGAGGACAGCTTCTCTCACCTTCTACGTAGCACAGACACAGACTCTCTCTTAAAACCACATACGTGCTCTCAATGTGGGAAACAGTTTGTGTGGGGCTCCCACCTTGCCCGACATCAGCAAACCCACACTGGAGAGAGGCCCTACAGCTGCCTCAAGTGTGAGAAAAGCTTTGGGCGAAGGCACCACCTGATCAGGCACCAGAAAACCCATCTGCATGACAAGCCAAGCAGGTGTTCTGAGTGTGGTAAGAGTTTCCGATGCAGCTCGCACCTGGCCAGCCACCAGAGGGTGCACGCAGACAAGTCCTGCAAGGGCCAAGACTTTGGAGAGAGTCCTGGGGCTCAGCGCGGGCCGCCAGTGTCCAAGTGCCATGTGTGCACGGAATGTGGGAAGAGCTTTGGCCGGAGGCACCACCTAGTGAGACACTGGCTGACCCACACTGGGGAGAAGCCCTTCCACTGCCCTCACTGTGAGAAGAGCTTTGGCCGCAAGCACCACCTGGACCGGCACATGCTGACCCACCAGGGACAGAGTCCtgggagcagctgggacagaaggACATCTGCCTTTTGA